The following proteins are encoded in a genomic region of Phragmites australis chromosome 9, lpPhrAust1.1, whole genome shotgun sequence:
- the LOC133928694 gene encoding patellin-6-like: protein MSPTTTPSPAPAPAPTAAPSSKGAKRSLMSSLMDATALLRSASFKEDSYVAAALPASELRALADLKALLATHPEPISIWGVPLNPPSPAAEGAAPAPGQAPVPDERADVVLLKFLRARDFRVRDAHAMLLHCAAWRAEFGADAVLDEDLGFKDLEGVVAYMHGWDREGHPVCYNAYGVFRDRDMYERVFGDGDRLARFLRWRVQVMERGVRALSLRPGGVNAIIQVTDLKDMPKRELRAASNQILSLFQDNYPEMVARKVFINVPWYFSVLFSMISPFLTERTKSKFVIAREGNVAETLYKFIRPELIPVQYGGLSRAGDLENGPPKPASEFTIKGGEKVFLEIDGIEAGATITWDLVVGGWDLQYGAEYVPAAEDSYTLCVEKTRMVPATVEELVHNAFTAREAGKMVLSIDNSGSRKRKVAAYRYFVRKPSV, encoded by the exons ATGTCCCCGACCACCACCCCGTCCCCGGCTCCGGCGCCCGCGCCAACGGCGGCGCCGTCGTCGAAGGGCGCCAAGCGCAGCCTAATGTCCTCGCTCATGGACGCCACCGCTCTGCTCCGCTCGGCCTCCTTCAAGGAGGACTCCTACGTCGCCGCCGCGCtgccggcctccgagctccgCGCGCTCGCCGACCTCAAGGCGCTGCTCGCCACCCACCCGGAACCCATCTCCATCTGGGGCGTCCCGCTCAACCCTCCTTCCCCCGCGGCCGAAGGAGCCGCCCCTGCTCCGGGCCAGGCCCCTGTCCCGGACGAGCGTGCGGACGTGGTGCTCCTCAAGTTCCTCCGCGCGCGTGATTTCCGCGTCCGCGACGCGCACGCCATGCTTCTCCACTGCGCCGCCTGGCGGGCCGAGTTCGGCGCCGACGCGGTGCTCGACGAGGACCTGGGCTTCAAGGACCTCGAGGGCGTTGTCGCCTACATGCACGGCTGGGACCGCGAGGGTCACCCCGTCTGCTACAACGCCTACGGCGTGTTCAGGGACAGGGACATGTACGAGCGGGTCTTCGGCGACGGCGACCGCCTCGCGCGCTTCCTCCGCTGGCGCGTCCAGGTCATGGAGCGCGGCGTGCGCGCGCTCAGCCTCAGGCCGGGGGGCGTCAACGCCATCATACAGGTCACGGACCTCAAGGACATGCCCAAGCGCGAGCTCCGCGCCGCCTCCAACCAGATCCTCTCGCTCTTCCAGGACAACTACCCGGAGATGGTCGCGCGCAAG GTGTTCATCAACGTGCCGTGGTACTTCTCGGTGCTCTTCTCGATGATCTCGCCGTTCCTCACGGAGCGCACCAAGAGCAAGTTCGTCATCGCGCGCGAGGGCAACGTCGCCGAGACGCTCTACAA GTTCATCCGGCCGGAGCTGATTCCGGTGCAGTACGGCGGCCTCAGCCGCGCCGGCGACCTCGAGAACGGCCCTCCGAAGCCGGCGTCCGAGTTCACCATCAAGGGCGGCGAGAAGGTCTTCCTAGAGATCGACGGCATCGAG GCCGGTGCAACAATAACATGGGACCTGGTCGTCGGCGGCTGGGACCTCCAGTACGGCGCGGAGTACGTGCCGGCAGCGGAGGACAGCTACACGCTGTGCGTGGAGAAGACGCGGATGGTCCCGGCCACCGTCGAGGAGCTTGTGCACAACGCCTTCACGGCGAGGGAGGCCGGCAAGATGGTGCTCTCCATCGACAACTCCGGCTCCCGGAAGCGGAAGGTCGCCGCGTACCGGTACTTCGTGCGCAAGCCGTCGGTGTAG